The following proteins are encoded in a genomic region of Sebastes fasciatus isolate fSebFas1 chromosome 12, fSebFas1.pri, whole genome shotgun sequence:
- the fhl3a gene encoding four and a half LIM domains protein 3: MADSFNCDNCKESLYGRKYIQSDDSPYCIPCYDSRFSNTCDECKELIGHDARELFYEDRHYHEHCFRCFRCDRSLADEPFTSQDEALLCNDCYCNEFSSKCVACDKVVMPGTRKLEYAGSTWHEGCFICHSCEQPIGSKSFIPDKDEHYCVSCYEDKFAPRCTRCKKALAKGGVTYRDEPWHKECFVCTSCKTQLAGQHFTSRDENPYCLKCFGSLYAKKCEACSKPITGFGGGKYISFEERQWHQPCFTCTQCSASLVGAGFFPDGDRILCRDCNTNL, from the exons ATGGCTGACAGTTTTAACTGTGACAACTGCAAGGAGTCCTTGTATGGACGCAAGTACATCCAGTCAGACGACAGTCCCTACTGCATCCCCTGTTACGACAGCAGGTTTTCAAACACCTGCGATGAGTGCAAAGAGCTGATCGGCCATGACGCAAGG GAGCTCTTCTACGAGGACCGACACTATCACGAGCACTGCTTCCGCTGTTTCCGCTGCGATCGCTCGTTGGCAGACGAGCCGTTCACCAGCCAGGATGAGGCGCTGCTCTGCAACGACTGCTACTGTAACGAGTTCTCCTCGAAGTGTGTAGCCTGCGACAAAGTCGTCATGCCAG GTACGAGGAAGTTGGAGTATGCAGGCTCTACATGGCACGAGGGCTGCTTCATCTGTCACAGCTGCGAACAGCCAATTGGCTCGAAGTCCTTCATCCCTGACAAGGATGAGCACTACTGCGTGTCCTGCTATGAGGACAAGTTCGCCCCGCGCTGCACACGCTGTAAAAAG GCCCTGGCTAAAGGTGGCGTGACCTATCGGGACGAGCCGTGGCACAAGGAGTGTTTTGTGTGCACCAGCTGCAAGACACAGCTGGCGGGTCAACACTTCACCTCCCGAGACGAGAACCCTTACTGCCTCAAGTGCTTTGGCAGCCTGTACGCCAAGAAATGCGAGGCCTGCAGCAAACCAATCACAG GTTTTGGAGGAGGAAAGTACATCTCATTTGAGGAGCGCCAGTGGCATCAGCCATGTTTCACCTGCACCCAGTGCTCTGCTTCACTGGTGGGCGCCGGCTTTTTCCCCGACGGTGACAGGATCTTGTGCCGCGACTGCAACACCAACCTATAG